In Trichoplusia ni isolate ovarian cell line Hi5 chromosome 7, tn1, whole genome shotgun sequence, a single genomic region encodes these proteins:
- the LOC113495810 gene encoding persulfide dioxygenase ETHE1, mitochondrial translates to MLQKLSFGGWRVAGAVCSLSKTGVRVRFISTAMDKGQTFFFRQLFDTVSSTYTYLLGDPRTSEAVLIDPVLEHAERDAALIKELGFKLVYALNTHMHADHVTGTGKLKSLLCETQSVIGKASGAQADIHLVDGDVVKFGGHELLASATPGHTNGCLTYICHKQGMAFTGDTLLIRGCGRTDFQEGSSETLYKSVHQRIFTLPDYYLLYPAHDYRGQTSTTVWEEKKYNPRLTKPLNEFITIMENLKLPYPKMIDKAVPANRVCGLHYE, encoded by the exons ATGCTGCAGAAACTGTCATTCGGTGGTTGGCGCGTAGCCGGCGCGGTGTGCTCGCTGTCTAAAACCGGTGTACGAGTTAGATTCATATCTACCGCTATGGATAAGGGACAGACTTTCTTTTTTAGACAG TTATTTGACACTGTAAGCAGTACATACACGTATCTGCTGGGCGATCCGCGCACTAGCGAGGCGGTGCTCATTGATCCCGTGTTGGAGCATGCAGAGAGGGATGCTGCTCTTATCAAGGAGTTAGGGTTCAAGCTGGTGTATGCAT TGAACACCCACATGCACGCCGACCATGTCACTGGTACTGGGAAGCTAAAGTCATTACTATGCGAAACTCAGAGCGTGATCGGCAAAGCCTCAGGAGCCCAGGCAGACATACACCTGGTGGACGGCGACGTGGTGAAGTTCGGAGGTCATGAGTTGCTGGCCAGCGCCACTCCTGGACACACTAACGGATGTCTCACTTATATTTGTCACAAACAG GGTATGGCATTCACCGGCGACACCCTCCTCATCCGCGGCTGTGGTCGCACCGACTTCCAAGAAGGCTCCTCTGAAACCCTCTACAAGTCTGTCCACCAACGTATCTTCACGCTCCCCGACTACTACCTGCTATACCCGGCACATGACTACAGAGGACAGACCTCCACCACTGTGTGGGAAGAAAAGAAATACAATCCTAGACTGACGAAACCGTTGAAtgaatttattactattatggAGAACCTGAAGCTACCGTACCCGAAAATGATTG aCAAAGCCGTGCCCGCCAACAGAGTTTGCGGACTacattatgaataa
- the LOC113495807 gene encoding tubulin-specific chaperone cofactor E-like protein translates to MPSLLEALEGKYGAKGEINPSIDDMPVAIFVPKRSPRLSVPTLLVLNDCDIDCAGDALALADKCADVVELDLANNKLSEWEEIFAILEQTPRVRFLNLSFNRLSAQIQAAQTLQPRWDCLSHLILNSTYVGWPSVYALLKALPALEELHLSLNEYSYVDLSGQEVEEKDHCEACSRLNVDVTEPVHEQLKKLHFSGNPVSSWREISKLGYAFPNLETLLVNDCPVATLEPDPCEKCGDNNGNKASHDAFPHLRFLNLNNTGLSTWDEVDRLAQFPALKSLRAQGWPLWERFESTEHERRLLLVARLPHVRTLNGGGAVPVEERDAAERAFIRYYMEKPESDRPDRYWELVGVHGKLDPLVSVDLRPEKRVQITFRCGDTSEVRTVDVYRTVSDLKTRLERMAGFPAAKMRLFYVDQELRDTQAFHGPEEMKYPTKQLYSYNIRSGDEIIIDSKLKHSISVNSTA, encoded by the exons ATGCCGTCACTCCTCGAAGCCCTGGAGGGCAAATACGGCGCGAAGGGAGAAATAAACCCTTCTATAGATGACATGCCGGTCGCCATATTTGTGCCAAAGCGCTCACCGAGGCTCAGTGTACCCACGCTGCTGGTGCTCAACGACTGCGACATCGACTGCGCCGGGGACGCTCTGGCCCTCGCAGATAAGTGCGCCGACGTCGTCGAACTGGACCTAGCCAATAATAAACTTAGCGAGTGGGAagaa ATATTTGCGATATTGGAACAGACACCAAGAGTGAGATTTTTAAACTTGAGCTTTAATCGTCTGTCAGCGCAAATTCAAGCGGCACAAACACTCCAACCACGATGGGACTGTCTAAGCCACCTCATTCTAAATTCTACATACGTCGGCTGGCCGAGTGTCTACGCGTTACTCAAAGCTCTACCAGCTCTGGAGGAGTTGCATTTGAGCCTTAATGAGTACTCCTATGTAGACTTGAGCGGGCAGGAAGTTGAAGAGAAGGACCATTGTGAGGCGTGTTCACGACTCAACGTCGATGTCACTGAGCCCGTGCACGAACAGCTTAAGAAACTACATTTCTCTGGAAACCCTGTTAGCAGTTGGCGAGAAATCTCCAAGCTTGGCTATGCCTTCCCTAATTTGGAAACCCTATTGGTAAACGATTGTCCAGTAGCCACTCTAGAACCGGATCCGTGTGAAAAATGTGGTGATAACAATGGCAACAAGGCGAGTCACGATGCCTTCCC GCACCTCCGCTTCCTAAACCTGAACAATACGGGTTTATCGACTTGGGATGAGGTGGATCGACTGGCACAGTTTCCTGCTCTCAAGAGTTTGCGAGCGCAG GGCTGGCCACTATGGGAGCGTTTCGAGTCGACAGAGCACGAGCGGCGGTTGTTGCTGGTGGCGCGGCTGCCGCACGTGCGGACCCTGAACGGCGGCGGCGCCGTGCCCGTGGAGGAGCGCGACGCCGCCGAGCGCGCCTTCATACGGTACTACATGGAGAAGCCCGAGTCCGACCGACCCGATAG GTACTGGGAGTTGGTGGGCGTGCACGGCAAGCTGGACCCGCTGGTGTCTGTGGACCTGAGGCCCGAGAAGCGCGTTCAGATCACCTTCCGCTGCGGCGACACCAGCGAAGTGCGCACCGTCGATGTGTATAG AACTGTATCTGACTTGAAGACACGATTAGAACGTATGGCCGGCTTTCCCGCGGCTAAAATGAGACTATTCTACGTCGACCAGGAGCTTAGGGATACCCAG GCTTTCCATGGTCCAGAGGAGATGAAGTACCCTACAAAGCAGCTGTACTCGTACAACATAAGGTCAGGCGATGAGATCATCATCGACTCCAAACTGAAGCACAGCATCTCCGTGAACTCGACCGCGTGA